The following are from one region of the Alkalimarinus sediminis genome:
- the pgm gene encoding phosphoglucomutase (alpha-D-glucose-1,6-bisphosphate-dependent), which produces MSKHPLAGQPVPDEMLINIPRLISAYYSEQPNPENPDELVAFGTSGHRGSAFKRSFNERHILAITQAVCEHRAANGINGPLFMGMDTHALSEPALISAVEVFAANQVNVMIQAGRGYTPTPVISHAILTYNADDNHTELADGVVITPSHNPPEDGGFKYNPPNGGPADTDVTQWVQDRANQLMADDLKEVKRISFQAALNSEFITEYDYIKPYVESLDQVVDMAAIARSGLKIGVDPMGGSGIDFWEPIAQHYGLDLELVNKKVDPTFSFMRVDKDGKVRMDCSSAAAMAGLIELKDRYDIAFGNDPDYDRHGIVTKSSGLLNPNHYLAVAIEYLFKTRTQWSATTAIGKTLVSSAMVDRVAKQLERELVEVPVGFKWFVNGLANGRFGFGGEESAGASFLRKDGTVWSTDKDGIILNLLAAEMTAVTGKDPGQLYTELTQQHGTPLYARIEAPANRAQKAALKKLSTDQLTAETLAGDPIEACLTQASGNGAAIGGLKVMTQNGWFAARPSGTEDIYKIYAESFSGEDHLQQILKEAQQLVDSVISK; this is translated from the coding sequence ATGTCTAAACACCCTTTGGCTGGTCAGCCTGTACCAGATGAAATGCTCATCAATATTCCTCGTCTGATCAGTGCCTACTATTCGGAGCAACCAAACCCAGAGAACCCTGATGAGTTAGTCGCCTTTGGCACCTCGGGGCATAGAGGTAGCGCTTTTAAGCGAAGCTTTAACGAACGCCACATTTTAGCGATTACCCAGGCGGTTTGCGAGCATAGAGCCGCCAACGGCATCAACGGCCCTCTTTTTATGGGTATGGATACCCACGCACTATCAGAACCTGCGCTTATCTCGGCAGTTGAAGTATTCGCAGCCAATCAGGTCAACGTGATGATTCAAGCAGGCAGAGGTTACACACCAACGCCCGTTATTTCACACGCGATTCTGACCTACAATGCGGATGATAATCACACAGAGTTAGCCGACGGTGTAGTCATAACACCATCACACAATCCACCGGAAGATGGCGGGTTCAAATATAACCCACCCAATGGTGGCCCCGCCGATACCGATGTCACCCAATGGGTTCAAGACCGTGCAAACCAACTAATGGCAGACGATCTAAAAGAGGTTAAACGCATCTCTTTTCAAGCGGCGCTCAACTCTGAGTTTATTACCGAATATGACTACATCAAGCCCTATGTTGAGTCCCTTGATCAGGTGGTGGATATGGCCGCCATTGCGCGCTCAGGGTTAAAAATTGGCGTCGACCCTATGGGCGGTTCAGGCATCGATTTCTGGGAGCCGATTGCTCAGCATTATGGTCTTGACCTTGAACTGGTCAATAAAAAAGTAGACCCGACATTTTCATTTATGAGAGTCGATAAAGATGGCAAGGTACGAATGGACTGCTCCTCTGCTGCGGCAATGGCAGGGTTAATTGAATTAAAAGATCGATATGATATTGCCTTCGGCAACGACCCTGACTACGACCGACATGGCATCGTGACCAAAAGCTCAGGTTTGCTAAACCCAAACCACTATCTCGCCGTCGCTATCGAGTACCTGTTTAAGACCCGCACCCAGTGGTCAGCAACCACCGCTATTGGCAAAACATTGGTATCAAGCGCGATGGTCGATCGTGTGGCAAAACAACTCGAACGCGAGCTAGTCGAAGTACCCGTGGGCTTTAAGTGGTTTGTTAACGGTTTAGCCAATGGACGCTTTGGTTTTGGTGGCGAAGAGAGCGCTGGCGCCTCATTTTTACGCAAAGACGGCACCGTTTGGAGCACCGACAAAGATGGCATTATCCTCAACCTGCTCGCAGCCGAAATGACTGCTGTTACCGGAAAAGACCCTGGCCAACTCTATACCGAGCTCACTCAACAGCACGGTACGCCGCTTTATGCACGGATAGAAGCACCGGCTAATCGTGCACAAAAAGCAGCCCTGAAAAAGCTCTCGACCGACCAGCTAACCGCAGAAACATTGGCAGGTGACCCAATTGAAGCCTGTTTGACCCAAGCATCTGGGAATGGCGCGGCCATCGGCGGCCTTAAAGTCATGACCCAAAATGGTTGGTTTGCGGCTCGGCCTTCTGGTACTGAAGATATCTACAAGATTTATGCTGAGAGTTTCAGTGGAGAAGATCACCTACAACAAATACTGAAAGAGGCGCAGCAACTTGTGGACTCCGTAATTAGTAAGTAG
- a CDS encoding phosphoserine transaminase: protein MKPASKPANPNFSSGPCSKRPGYSLDQLDISTLGRSHRAKVGKSALERACVDTAKLLSLPEGYRVGVVPASDTGAMEMAMWSMLGARPVDVFAWESFGKEWQTDIVKQLKLDNVNSYVADYGQLPDMSQANPAHDIIFTMNGTTSGVKVPNADWISDSREGLTFCDATSAVFAMEMPWEKLDVITFSWQKVLGGEGAHGMLILSPRAVERLESYTPAWPLPKIFRLTKGGKLIEGIFEGATINTPSMLCVADYLDALDWVSEIGGVSACIEKSRNNLAVIEAFVEQNGWIHFLAETPETRSNTSVCLTLDLTEAQTKQLAKLLEEEGVAFDIGAYRDAPAGLRIWCGSTVEASDLEALMPWLAWAYQEVC from the coding sequence ATGAAACCTGCTAGTAAACCCGCAAACCCAAATTTTTCATCAGGCCCTTGTAGTAAACGCCCAGGTTATAGCCTTGATCAGCTAGATATATCAACCCTAGGCCGTTCGCATCGCGCAAAGGTTGGCAAGAGTGCACTGGAGCGTGCTTGTGTTGATACGGCTAAACTACTTAGCTTGCCAGAGGGTTATCGAGTCGGCGTTGTACCTGCGTCAGATACTGGTGCAATGGAAATGGCGATGTGGTCGATGTTGGGTGCGCGTCCGGTTGATGTGTTTGCATGGGAGTCGTTTGGTAAAGAGTGGCAAACGGATATTGTTAAGCAGTTAAAGCTCGATAACGTTAACAGCTACGTGGCTGACTACGGCCAATTGCCAGACATGAGCCAAGCCAACCCTGCCCACGATATTATCTTCACCATGAACGGCACCACTTCCGGCGTAAAAGTACCCAACGCCGACTGGATTAGTGACAGCCGAGAGGGTTTGACCTTCTGTGATGCGACTTCAGCCGTATTTGCGATGGAAATGCCATGGGAAAAGCTCGACGTTATTACCTTTAGCTGGCAAAAAGTACTGGGCGGTGAGGGTGCTCACGGTATGCTTATTTTGAGCCCAAGAGCAGTCGAACGTTTGGAGTCATATACACCTGCTTGGCCACTGCCTAAAATCTTCAGACTTACCAAGGGTGGTAAGTTGATTGAAGGTATTTTTGAAGGTGCGACGATCAATACCCCTTCTATGCTCTGTGTGGCGGATTATTTAGATGCACTGGATTGGGTTAGTGAGATTGGTGGAGTATCGGCCTGTATCGAAAAATCCCGCAACAATTTGGCGGTTATCGAAGCGTTTGTTGAACAAAATGGCTGGATACACTTTTTGGCTGAAACGCCCGAAACCCGATCCAATACGAGTGTCTGCTTAACCTTAGACTTAACCGAAGCGCAAACTAAACAGCTGGCTAAGTTGCTAGAAGAAGAGGGTGTTGCGTTTGATATAGGCGCTTACCGAGATGCTCCGGCTGGGTTGAGAATCTGGTGTGGTAGTACGGTTGAAGCGAGTGATCTTGAGGCGTTGATGCCTTGGTTGGCATGGGCGTATCAAGAGGTTTGTTAA
- the rapA gene encoding RNA polymerase-associated protein RapA, which produces MQFILGQRWVSHTESKLGLGIISEVNGRRITVSFPAVGEERTYAADNAPLSRLIYNEGEQITTLDDLKYHVTSAEEVDGIYIYHCEDEEGNGATIEELDLSCFVQLTAPQHRLFSGHFDKNKAFTLRIETLNHIHRLQQSSVKGLLGARTNHLPHQVYIANEVAQRFAPRVLLADEVGLGKTIEAGMILHYQIHTGRAKRALIVVPDSLIHQWLVEMLRRFNLAFSIFDQSRYDALTQSNNDEGDEFAVEADTQSNPFETEQLVLCSLDFLTENPAAKTHAVEASWDLLTVDEAHHLHWSETEASIEYQCVEQLASNSAGLLLLTATPEQVGIESHFARLRLLDPSRFYDLERFKQEEAGYQPLNLLVQQLVELQSSGAPISPELLKQLGEFTDVSDAQDIEGIIARLLDQHGTGRVLFRNTRAAIKGFPQRKLSSYPLPVPALYQNHTTGITGLYPEVITEADEWIQSDPRVSWLEAKLKQLKSEKVLVICANASTAVALEQYLQLRAGIRSAAFYEGLSIIERDRASAYFAETEGGAQTLICSEIGSEGRNFQFAHHLVLFDLPLNPDLLEQRIGRLDRIGQTETIQIHVPYLEATSQESLFRWYHEGINLFEQSCSVGYSIYEQFELELLEQLQVNDGQINALIADTAAHTEKMRQLLHEGRDQLLELNSCKLPQAEAIISTIEEEEDSPLLEEFMMRLFNQFGVDQEHHSDHAHVIRPSDHMFTSHFPGLKDDGNTITFSREKALSREDMEFLSWEHPMVVESMEMVQTAELGNATVATISVKGLQPGTLLLETYYTVNCIAPKQLQVDRFLPITPIRVMSDVNGRDLGQVLPHERLNGMCEKVKRNTAQAIVKQVRHDIEKMLTHATTVAEQALPDILNKANEKMMRSLKVEVDRLEALQAINPAIRDEEISFFKQQISASADAINRSTVQLQAIRVVVTN; this is translated from the coding sequence ATGCAATTTATTCTTGGACAACGCTGGGTCAGCCATACCGAATCAAAACTGGGCTTGGGGATTATTTCCGAAGTAAATGGCCGACGTATTACAGTTAGTTTTCCTGCAGTTGGCGAAGAGCGTACTTATGCCGCTGACAATGCCCCCTTAAGTCGCCTGATTTATAATGAAGGGGAGCAGATCACCACACTAGATGATCTAAAATATCACGTAACCAGTGCAGAAGAAGTTGATGGTATCTACATCTACCACTGCGAAGACGAAGAAGGCAATGGCGCAACGATTGAAGAACTCGATTTAAGCTGTTTTGTGCAATTAACAGCCCCCCAACATCGATTATTTAGCGGCCACTTCGATAAAAACAAAGCATTCACATTAAGAATAGAGACTCTTAACCATATCCATCGCTTGCAGCAATCATCTGTCAAAGGGCTATTGGGCGCACGAACCAACCACCTGCCCCACCAGGTATATATCGCTAACGAAGTGGCGCAACGATTTGCACCTCGTGTCCTTTTGGCTGACGAAGTCGGCTTAGGTAAAACCATCGAAGCCGGCATGATTCTGCACTATCAAATCCATACTGGTCGAGCTAAAAGAGCGCTTATTGTTGTTCCAGATAGCCTTATCCACCAATGGCTGGTAGAAATGCTACGTCGCTTTAATCTGGCATTCTCAATATTTGATCAGAGCCGCTACGATGCACTGACCCAATCAAACAACGACGAAGGCGATGAGTTTGCTGTCGAAGCAGATACTCAGTCAAACCCATTCGAAACCGAGCAGTTAGTACTCTGTAGTCTCGACTTCTTAACAGAAAACCCAGCGGCCAAAACCCATGCGGTCGAAGCGTCATGGGATTTGCTGACCGTTGATGAAGCACACCATCTTCATTGGAGCGAAACCGAGGCCAGTATTGAGTACCAGTGCGTTGAACAGCTCGCCAGCAATAGCGCTGGGTTATTGCTATTAACAGCAACTCCTGAGCAAGTAGGTATTGAAAGCCACTTTGCCCGCCTTCGCCTACTCGACCCCTCTCGATTCTATGATTTAGAGCGCTTTAAGCAAGAAGAAGCAGGGTATCAGCCGCTGAATCTACTAGTGCAACAATTGGTTGAACTGCAAAGCAGTGGAGCGCCAATTAGCCCTGAACTGCTCAAGCAGTTAGGTGAGTTCACTGACGTTTCAGATGCCCAAGACATCGAAGGCATCATTGCTCGGTTGCTTGATCAGCATGGCACTGGCCGAGTATTGTTTCGCAATACTCGAGCAGCAATCAAAGGCTTCCCTCAACGAAAACTTAGCAGCTATCCACTGCCTGTGCCTGCGCTATATCAAAATCATACAACGGGGATTACCGGTTTATACCCTGAAGTGATTACAGAAGCAGACGAGTGGATTCAAAGCGACCCTCGTGTGTCATGGCTCGAAGCCAAACTAAAACAGCTTAAGTCTGAAAAGGTCTTGGTTATCTGTGCCAATGCCAGTACCGCAGTTGCCTTAGAACAGTACCTTCAGCTGCGCGCCGGTATTCGAAGCGCTGCATTCTATGAAGGACTTTCGATTATTGAACGAGATCGAGCCTCTGCTTACTTTGCTGAGACAGAAGGCGGTGCTCAAACTCTTATCTGTTCGGAGATAGGCAGCGAAGGACGAAACTTCCAGTTTGCCCATCATTTAGTGCTGTTCGATCTGCCTCTTAACCCAGACTTACTCGAACAACGCATTGGACGTCTTGACCGAATTGGTCAAACTGAAACCATTCAAATTCATGTACCCTATTTAGAAGCAACATCTCAAGAGAGCTTGTTCCGCTGGTATCATGAAGGTATCAACTTGTTCGAACAGAGCTGTTCGGTAGGCTACTCCATATACGAACAGTTTGAGCTTGAGCTACTAGAGCAACTGCAAGTCAATGATGGCCAAATCAATGCCCTGATTGCTGATACAGCAGCTCATACCGAAAAGATGCGTCAACTGCTCCATGAAGGACGCGATCAACTGCTCGAGTTAAACTCCTGCAAACTGCCTCAGGCGGAGGCGATTATTTCGACGATTGAGGAAGAAGAAGATAGCCCGTTGCTAGAAGAGTTTATGATGCGACTATTCAACCAGTTTGGTGTTGACCAAGAGCATCACTCCGATCATGCCCATGTTATTCGTCCATCAGACCATATGTTCACCAGCCACTTCCCGGGGCTCAAAGATGACGGCAACACCATCACTTTCTCTCGAGAAAAAGCACTCTCTCGAGAAGATATGGAGTTTTTGAGCTGGGAGCACCCGATGGTGGTCGAAAGCATGGAGATGGTACAAACCGCAGAACTGGGTAATGCGACTGTCGCGACAATTTCAGTCAAAGGTCTGCAGCCTGGTACATTGCTGCTCGAAACCTATTACACCGTCAACTGTATTGCGCCAAAACAGTTACAGGTTGACCGCTTTTTGCCCATCACCCCCATTCGCGTGATGTCAGACGTAAACGGCAGAGACTTAGGCCAAGTACTACCTCATGAGCGCCTCAACGGTATGTGTGAGAAAGTGAAGCGAAATACCGCTCAAGCCATTGTTAAGCAGGTGCGTCACGATATCGAAAAGATGCTCACCCACGCGACAACGGTTGCCGAGCAGGCACTACCTGACATTCTCAATAAGGCGAATGAGAAGATGATGCGTAGCTTAAAAGTCGAAGTCGACCGATTAGAAGCATTACAGGCCATTAATCCAGCCATTCGAGATGAAGAGATCAGTTTCTTTAAACAACAGATTAGCGCCTCGGCAGACGCAATAAACCGAAGTACTGTGCAACTGCAAGCCATTCGAGTGGTCGTCACAAACTAA
- a CDS encoding DUF2058 domain-containing protein: MSGSLQDQLLNMGLANKKQAQKAKKEAKKAKNAKKSGQLPEEIQAAKEKAAAAREEQIKRDQALNLQQKIEKEKRAAEAEIKQLIESNMVEIPKEADIAYNFVHGTQIKKLYVNKELQTKLMKGLLSIAIYGDSYRLVPTEVAVRIHKRDPDMAICIEEKNDIDPDDPYADYEVPDDLMW; this comes from the coding sequence ATGAGCGGTTCACTACAAGATCAACTATTGAATATGGGCCTCGCCAACAAAAAACAGGCGCAGAAAGCTAAAAAAGAAGCTAAAAAAGCCAAAAATGCAAAGAAGTCGGGCCAACTACCTGAAGAGATTCAGGCAGCCAAAGAAAAAGCCGCAGCTGCCCGCGAAGAGCAAATAAAGCGAGATCAAGCCCTCAACCTGCAACAGAAGATTGAAAAAGAGAAACGCGCCGCCGAAGCTGAAATAAAACAGCTAATAGAAAGTAATATGGTAGAGATACCTAAAGAGGCTGATATCGCGTATAACTTTGTGCACGGTACTCAAATTAAAAAGCTATACGTCAATAAAGAGCTGCAAACCAAGCTGATGAAAGGGCTTTTATCGATTGCGATATATGGCGATAGCTACCGCCTTGTACCTACAGAAGTCGCCGTACGCATTCATAAACGCGACCCCGATATGGCGATCTGTATAGAAGAAAAAAATGATATCGACCCAGATGACCCGTATGCAGATTACGAAGTACCTGATGACTTGATGTGGTAA
- a CDS encoding OFA family MFS transporter yields MAEIFKNKGWTVTFAGLGINLALGVLYTWSIYQAIIVESIESGTGAFNWDRASVADPYAVCCLVFAFSMILAGKCQDKFGPRLTALTGGILVGLGLLLISQSTSYTIWILGFGVLTGAGIGFGYASATPPALKWFPGARTGLIAGLVVAGFGLAPVYIAPLAAYLVDLWGLQGTMLFFAVAFFIVVSALSRFLVNPPAGYITESSSPSLSTTEQAPLPAVPELSGKAVLFTGTFWKLWFLYFIGAGAGLMVIGNLAGMAKSSMGDAAFIAVAIMAVGNASGRIIAGVVSDALGRSMALAIFLGLQALNMFLAIIVVSAEGSVAFFIVLSATFIGFNYGTNLALFPAFCKSAWGVKSMGVNYGLLFTSWGVGGFVMTRISSMLVSSTGSFASSFMVAGVLLAIAAVVALRMKEPTTA; encoded by the coding sequence ATGGCAGAGATATTCAAAAACAAGGGATGGACGGTTACGTTTGCCGGCCTGGGGATCAACTTGGCTTTAGGTGTACTTTACACTTGGAGCATCTACCAGGCGATCATCGTAGAGTCGATCGAATCAGGCACGGGAGCATTCAATTGGGATCGTGCCTCGGTTGCAGACCCTTATGCGGTATGTTGCTTGGTATTTGCCTTTTCGATGATTTTGGCAGGTAAATGCCAAGATAAGTTTGGCCCTCGGCTGACAGCACTAACCGGCGGTATATTGGTAGGTTTAGGGCTACTGCTTATCTCTCAAAGCACCAGTTATACCATATGGATTTTAGGCTTTGGTGTTTTAACCGGTGCGGGTATTGGCTTTGGTTATGCCTCTGCAACCCCTCCCGCGTTAAAGTGGTTTCCGGGCGCGCGCACAGGGCTTATTGCAGGTCTTGTGGTAGCGGGCTTTGGTCTTGCTCCCGTTTACATTGCACCGCTAGCGGCTTATCTGGTTGACCTCTGGGGCCTACAAGGCACCATGTTGTTCTTTGCGGTTGCGTTCTTTATTGTTGTTAGTGCCCTGTCACGATTTTTAGTGAACCCTCCTGCAGGCTATATAACTGAATCTTCTAGTCCATCTCTGAGCACAACTGAACAAGCACCTCTTCCTGCTGTACCTGAGTTGTCTGGCAAAGCCGTACTGTTTACTGGAACATTCTGGAAGCTGTGGTTTTTGTATTTTATCGGTGCTGGTGCAGGCCTGATGGTCATTGGTAATTTGGCCGGAATGGCTAAAAGCAGCATGGGTGATGCAGCCTTTATCGCAGTCGCCATAATGGCCGTAGGTAATGCTTCAGGCCGCATTATTGCAGGGGTTGTATCAGATGCGCTAGGTCGCTCGATGGCACTGGCGATATTTTTAGGGTTGCAAGCGCTCAATATGTTTTTAGCCATTATCGTGGTCAGTGCTGAGGGCTCTGTCGCCTTCTTTATCGTATTATCGGCAACCTTTATCGGCTTTAACTATGGTACTAACCTCGCGCTGTTCCCTGCATTTTGTAAAAGCGCATGGGGCGTAAAATCCATGGGGGTTAACTATGGTTTACTATTTACCTCTTGGGGCGTTGGCGGCTTTGTAATGACTCGCATATCGTCAATGCTGGTGTCATCAACAGGTAGCTTTGCGTCTTCGTTCATGGTGGCAGGCGTACTGTTAGCCATTGCAGCTGTCGTGGCCTTGCGTATGAAAGAGCCCACCACTGCTTAG
- a CDS encoding SDR family NAD(P)-dependent oxidoreductase, giving the protein MKKKNNRTKGKTIVITGASSGIGRAAAIQLGEAGAKVLLVARREDALNEVVDMIKASGGQAQSYPTDLSDLDAVDQLGDKLLAEHARIDVLVNNAGRSIRRPVVESLQRYHDFERCMVLNYYSPVRLTRKLLPSMLDAHDGQIVNSSTWGTMLPVAGFGPYNASKAALDSIAECMRVELADKGIAITQVHFPLVHTPMSNATEKFKKLPGLSAEEAGEWIVRAVEERPPIIIDAKTRVARGFYYHFPRVSEAISRRLPFSVK; this is encoded by the coding sequence ATGAAAAAGAAAAATAACCGAACCAAAGGTAAAACAATTGTGATAACCGGTGCGTCCAGTGGAATTGGCCGTGCTGCGGCAATACAGTTGGGCGAAGCTGGTGCCAAAGTTCTGCTAGTGGCTAGACGTGAAGATGCCCTCAATGAAGTCGTCGATATGATAAAGGCTTCCGGTGGGCAGGCGCAGTCCTATCCAACAGATTTATCTGATCTTGATGCGGTGGACCAACTGGGCGATAAACTCCTCGCAGAGCACGCTAGAATTGATGTCTTGGTCAATAATGCTGGGCGGTCTATCCGCCGTCCTGTGGTCGAATCTTTGCAGCGATACCACGACTTTGAACGGTGTATGGTGCTCAACTACTACTCACCGGTGCGCCTTACCCGCAAACTATTACCCTCGATGTTAGACGCACATGACGGTCAGATCGTTAACTCATCTACCTGGGGGACGATGCTGCCTGTAGCAGGGTTTGGCCCCTACAATGCTAGTAAAGCCGCTTTGGACTCTATCGCTGAATGCATGCGGGTGGAATTGGCCGACAAGGGGATTGCTATCACTCAGGTTCACTTCCCTTTGGTTCATACTCCAATGAGTAATGCTACAGAGAAATTCAAGAAACTCCCCGGGCTGTCTGCGGAAGAAGCAGGTGAGTGGATCGTAAGAGCGGTGGAAGAGAGACCCCCGATCATCATTGATGCAAAAACACGCGTGGCTAGAGGATTTTATTACCACTTTCCCAGAGTATCGGAAGCCATCTCAAGACGGCTCCCATTTTCTGTTAAGTAG